ggaacttttcttttctttctcaagATTCttagaaagaaaggaaaactaatgaaaatggcttgaaaactttgagttttaacgataagaacaaaataaagagtaaaatgaatagtatcaagattgactttctagtgtaaaaatgtggtttttcattaaagtgaacagtaccagaagcttttcgttaaaattcccctGTTAATGGGCTTTGGGGATGTATGATCAAAGTGTTCCCCCTTAGGTAGTCATAAGAGACAAATCCGTGGATTTGTAAGATATTAATTAGTACCACTATTATTCTTCGGTATAATCTTAGAATTGAATGGAATCATTGTAATTCCATTTTACTGAGTTCCATTTAGTGGGATGAGGCTTTGTTGCTGCTGTTGTTATTTTAATTGTGTTTTACTGAATTCCAATCTAGTCTTAGCATTTTGTTTACTTCATTTTTGTGCAATCCCTCGTAGGCCTTGTCTTGTATATACAATGATATGGATCCCTTCCGTATGAACTTACTATCTCATTTTGGATATTGAATCTGATTTGTTTGagtgtttattattattaatagtATCTggagagaattgttattagcactctaaaaatctttttctacactccaaactttctatattgggaaaaaaaatacacttgtgaggtgaataagatttttggagtgccaataacatttCTCTATCTGAAAACCTACTATTCTTCTGGTAGTCTCCAAATTTATCGTTAAACAAGAATATGGCAAACATCTAAATCCACTAAATTTAGGTTTGCAAGTATGCAGCATCATCAAAAGATGAGTGGGAAGAACAGTGCAAGCTATGGCCAACATCTTATCATCCACCAACCTAGTAAGCTTctgttgggaaaaaaaaaacctagtaaGCTTCTgctcttttaaaattaaatgtaatTTAAGTGTGTTTGTTTACCTAATTGTGTTTTGgcactaatttttttctttaataatgTATCATTGCTGTTCAGGAGTCTTTAGTTTTTCCTTTCTAAGATTGAGGTGATGAGAAGGTGAAAGATGTTCAGTAAGGATGAACAGTAGTCCTAGAATGATTAAAATCTCGAGATACTATAAATGTTGCCTCAATGATACATGCATGAAGTTATGCTAACACCAACAGGAAAATTAGGCACTTACAAGTATAAGGCATTATATGGGATAGTTACataaaagttcttttttatcAGCACCTCTGCAGTGTGGGTTTGTTACTTCCTTTTTCTGCTGGGGGCTCCTCGTTCTGCATTCCCAGAATACAAATGCCAAATCATATTTGTTTAATATTGTCCTgactcttttttttgtttgtccTTTACCTTTTAAATACAGTAATATCGAAGGCATTACTGGATTCAGTGAAGAGGACTCACATTCGGTCTTCAGCTTCATGAAGTATGCTATTCAGTTGGCAAAGTCTGGTGTAATTCGGTAAAgtattactctctctctctctctctctctctctctctctctctctcacacacacacacacacacacacccattaTATTTTCTCGATCTCATATCAGCATTGTGCTTTCAGCAGTATTTACGTCATCCTTTTCTGATATGCTTTTAAATATTCAAAATGACGCTAATACTTTAAAAATTCCTAAATGAAATGGAAGGGTTAGGATGAATTTATTCTTGTTCTCTCTTGCAGTCTTgttatttacttatttttcaGCCAGTACCCTGTTGTAGTCTTAGTGCTACTGCTGTTCGACATGCTTGGATCAGCATCAGTTTGAGGACAATACTAGCATACACTTGAGGAGATATTTACTTTTCCATTCAAGAATAATGATAAATGATAAATGACCTTAAAGGAGTTGATCATAATCTTGATTCTTAGTTTATTCTAAGCTATGAAACTAAATTCTATGGTAAACTTGTTAAGGTTGATGTAACGCTTTACAACGCAATGTTGATTCATATTACCGACGCATCCCTTCACAAGTGGTTTTATTGAGCAAAACACGTGGATTGAGTGATGTAATGTGACCAAACTGGTCTTAGCACATGGATGGATTAGCTGATAGGCTGATATCGTTTCTTGTGAAAGTTAAGCAATCCAACCTAAAACCAAACGGCAATGGGTGGAGAGTCCAAGGAGTTCATTTTGTGCAATGCAAGGCCTTAAATCAAGGCCCCAGTTCCCCAACACACACATAATGCCACCTCGtgtagtttttctttttcttattgacTTTTTAAGTGTCCTTTTAGGAGTTTTTAGAAGACTATTTCTTTCAAGATACCCCTTCTGGCTTTGGATTGGACATATAAGCAGGTTTTCCTGAATGGTTTTTTGGTTCAATCCTACACTGAAACTTAAGTCTGGGGTTGCAGGGGATGTCTCTACGTTTTCTTGATattaaatgaaaaacaatgccGTCAGAACATTTGAACAGGCTTTTATGTTTCAATTTCGTCAGCAGACTGGACTGAACTGGATCGGATCGGATCGACCCGGCTCGGCTCTTATCTAAAATATTCAATTCATGGTTTGATGGGTTCATGTTACTTCACATTCCTCTCCATTGAAATATGTTGTAAAAAATCTGATGCCCTAACAtctctttttaatttatttgtaataTTATCGATGCCGCGTCATCATTATTTCAAGCAAATGTTCCCTTTGAAACGGTTTGCTCGAAGGGTTGGGCATGCCAGCCTCCCTTCTCCGGGCGAGGAACATGACCGGTTAATGCAATGGTCGGAATGCAAAGATTATAAGTATTTGCCTTGTTACTTGGAAGCCATCCATTCTTCCCCCAAGGTTGGGTCAAGGAAGAAACCAAGAAATAGGAAACATAGATGGTTTTAAAATGaacaaatattaaacaagaaaaAGGTTAAGCAAACGACTTTCCAACAGAATGCTTCAATCATtgcatgatgatgatgatgatacgaTACACAAAGCACTACCAAAAATCCCAGCAGCAACTACAAGAGAATATTATGAAATTGCATAAAGGCATCCAAACGCTCCCTACTGACTCACAAGTTTATAATTTTCTAAATCTGCATATGCACAAGAAGCAAAGAAACTGTAGAACCAACTATATAACAAATTCCTCCACCATCTGTACCTTCAAATCAAATAGATGCAGAAACATCATTCAGAAGGTTAACATGCGACTCCCGTAGACTTCTCTGCGACAACTGTTTCTTGATGACATGATTTTCCACCTCTCCAGTCACGATCTCAAGCTCCACTTTAGACACCGATCACAACATATTCAACGGATGCACTCGATACCATGACAAATCCATAACCAAATCACAAACAGTATAACACAAACAGCTGCATCAACGGCAAGGACAATTCGCACTTGGCGGCACCACTTCTTTCGAATGCTTTGAGAACCTGACCTAATCCTCATTGATCCCAAATCCTTTTGTAATGCAATTGAAGAACCTGCTCCAGCTTGGTTATTGGAACCCGAATTAGCTGAGTCAATACTGACTCCTCTATCCGTAGATTTCCTATGTTCCTCCAACTCGATGTCTCTCATTGCAATCACATGCTCTTTAGCCTTCTTCTTGTCTTGCTTGCTGGACTTCCCCAAGAGAGGGGCTTTTGTAGAATTGGCAACTTCAATTTGACCATTGGCACTACTTGGTGATGGAGAAAGACCAGCATGAAGTGATGGAGAAGCTTCAGCTGTCCAATTGCTACCACCGTGAGAAACGTTCTCCAAGGAGGTGATCAAGCGGTGGATAACAGGAACTAGCTGTTCTTGTATGCCAACAGAACTCATAACACTCGACAAACTTCCCCTTGAACCCTTCCTGGATACCTTCTTGAATTCGTCTCTCAAATGCTCTAAAAACTGAAGAACCCCGGTATTCCCCAAACTATCATCAACAATTGTGAAATAAACATAGGCATCTTCAATTAAGAAACCATAAGTCCTTTTACCAACCGTCTCAAAATACCACCTATGAAAAGGAGGAGTCTTTTCCAAACACAAAGAAGCCAAGTTGTCAATTTCACCATCTCCGCTACTATGCACGTAGAGGATCCGGTTACCCCTTGACACACAACAGTAGTAAACTGTATTTTGAACGGAACCCATCACTAGTACACCGTTAGAGTTAATACGCAATTCCACTTGTAGTCTGCAAGCAATTACAGTAGAAGCTCATGCTCAGCATCACCAAAACCGCCTTGGTCTTTCATTCATTTTACCTAGTGTCAGACGATGATTTGAAAATTGGATTCCTTAAAGGGTTCCGGATATGATTTTATGTTGAAGTCAAACTCAAGGATCCGAAGACCATAAGCTATTTTCGTCATCAAAAAAGCAGGACCAAATGAAATGCAAACAACACATGCGCTACAGAATCAAAAGCATATCCAGAAAAAAGCAACAAGGGTGGTTGTTCAGCTAAGTAGTTGACGTCGGCGTTGTAGGCTTGTCCGACTCTCAGGAGCAAGATGAGAAACTAGTCTCTGAAGGTACTAATCCTAATCCGTGATTACAAGGAACGGAGAGCACTCAGGACATTGGAAGGAAGGTTtcaaattaaacaaagacaTCAAGTTTGGGGTTTTCCACAAGTCTAAACCCCAAATTAAGTAAATTCAATGAGAGTAAGGTAAATTCAAATTGGTTAttggttgagaacaaaatagcaAGATGGCAGTCAATGAGTGTTTGCTAATTGGTACGGAGAAATAGTACAAATACAGGGCGGTGTGAGTTTACAAGATTAGACACAGATTTCTCATCGACCAACCAAACAGATCCAAAAAAGGTTCTAACAACACACAGATTCAGATTTACCTCCGAAAAAGGCAAGCCTTGAGCATACGGTGACACGTGACGACTGACCGACGAGACAGACACCTGGtgcctgctgctgctgctgctgctgctgctgctgctgctcaaACTTCAAACGCCAAACTCCAGACTCCAAACTCCAAAGTTCAAACTGAGAGGATTATAAGATGCGATGCGAGTTAAACAAGAAGTGAAGTCAAGTAGTACGCTACGCGTTCTTTCCGGTTGACATTTTGACTTGTCTTGCTTTGGGTTTGGCGACTTTGCTTGGGTCTTCTTACCATCACAAATACATGTTACAATACGGACGCGTAACTATGAATTGAAAATGACATGATAAATACTAGTCTTTCACACTCAGTATATCCGCtgctttttttgtttgattttcgcTATTCTTCGTAAAAATAATTTTCATGATTTAAGGACAAAAGAAACGGAATGACCATATTAGCATTTTGTAATTACAAATTGAGAtgaaattgtgtttttttttggaagatTTAAATGGTCTTATTTGGGTGTCTAATCTAATCCATGCTTCTATGCTTAATGCTCATGAGTCTGAGAGGAACATATATCTTCTGATTGTCGATTGGAAGATTTAAATAAGACAATATTCTCAATTAGTGAGACTACGTAATCCTTGCAAAATACCATACAATGCTCGCTCTCAGTGCACACTAAACCCTTGTTCAAATCACGTCTTAATTCTCATACGCCAATCCATTGACAATCACATAACAGTGGATGTCGCTTATCTATTCATTCAGCAAATGAGAATCGTAGCCGCTCACAGTGTTCTTGGGCACGGGGATAAACTTGCCTACAACCAAACCAAAATTGTTAACTACGTTCCCACCCAAGCAAGACCAATGCCAGATCAATTTGGAAACTCTGCAACGAAGATGTGGTTTCCCATCTGAAAGCATCGATATACTTTGTTTGTTCCTGCATTCATCAGTTGTTCTTGGTACCTCCCCCCTTGCTGATGCGGAGGTCTAGGACCTCAACATCAAAAGAAACATCTTCTCGTTTGTTTTACTTTAGCTGCTTCTTGGCTTCTATATACAGAAGCATATGGCCAAATATTCTCTCAACATATGGCATGTTTGGAAGCTTTTATACTAACCGCCGCATCTCACTTGGATACTAGTATGCAGACTGCAGCAATTGAATTCTTGATGGTACCACCAGCTCTAATGCCTCAAATCAAGTCCATCTGCATGGATAGACAGACAACCAGATGTCATTAGCTGAAAATTTATCATATGGAATAAAATTAGTATATTGGCAGGGAAGGAGACAATTTGGACAATCTTCCTGACAAGTGGTTTGGGAAATGACTAAAACCAGATTTTATTATCTGGCAATCTACCCAGACAAACAATCAGCAGTGGAGGCCGATGACTTGGGAGATACAACGGATTAATTACTTTATTACTTTCTGTACTACTTGCTAGTGCAAATGAGAGGCATTTGTTAAACATATTCACAAATGAGAGTTAGTACAAGAAGTTGTGTCTCATAATCTTAAAGTTAAAgacaaaaaataagaaaaaggcACAATGTGCATCACCATATGACGTTCAGTGGAAATGTAATAATCAAATTATGCTAATTGCATTTAAATAATAACAGAAAAACCATTTTTAAGCAAACTGTTCTGAAAAGGGGGGCAAGAAGgcaggaaaaagaaaatcagTTAAGCTAATCTTCAGCAAATCACAAATTACCAGATGATCCACCAGTATGCTGATGCACTTGAGTTGCATTTCCTGCATCCCTCAATCCTCTCTTGCAATCAACCCACTCAGAActtgcatcttctttggaaCTGTTTTGGGCGCTTGTTGGTTCTCCATTCCTCAACCCAGAAAACTCTGTAGCTTTTGTTTCTTCACAAGCCTGAGGCATCTGAAGAAGAGATGTTAGACTATTATTCACTGCAACAGAAGATTCATGACTCGGTTCCACTGGTACATCAGGCGATTCATTTTGATATTTATGGGCAGAAAGGAGGGATGAGCGGCAGAGTGGACAAGTGCTGTGGGTAGAAAGCCAGCTGTCAATGCAATCAATGTGAAATGTATGGCCACAGGATGGTATCTGTTGAAGTCTATCCTCCGCTACATAGTCACCCAGGCATACTGAGCATCTGCAAAAAAATACAAAAGGTGCCTCATTTGTTGAGAGAAAGCTTAAGATTTGAAGGCACTATTTTCATCTAAAAA
This genomic interval from Malus domestica chromosome 05, GDT2T_hap1 contains the following:
- the LOC139196311 gene encoding RING-H2 finger protein ATL7-like — encoded protein: MCYNHVYPRSSSANSESCNNSKSSSSREESWFKMYQFLVFCIPILFTFILLFVFYLFYIRPRRLSWSSLRTTTSLPPPGNHTVELGLKKELREMLPIIVYKESFSVRDTQCSVCLGDYVAEDRLQQIPSCGHTFHIDCIDSWLSTHSTCPLCRSSLLSAHKYQNESPDVPVEPSHESSVAVNNSLTSLLQMPQACEETKATEFSGLRNGEPTSAQNSSKEDASSEWVDCKRGLRDAGNATQVHQHTGGSSDGLDLRH
- the LOC103429426 gene encoding phytolongin Phyl1.1-like isoform X2, producing MGSVQNTVYYCCVSRGNRILYVHSSGDGEIDNLASLCLEKTPPFHRWYFETVGKRTYGFLIEDAYVYFTIVDDSLGNTGVLQFLEHLRDEFKKVSRKGSRGSLSSVMSSVGIQEQLVPVIHRLITSLENVSHGGSNWTAEASPSLHAGLSPSPSSANGQIEVANSTKAPLLGKSSKQDKKKAKEHVIAMRDIELEEHRKSTDRGVSIDSANSGSNNQAGAGSSIALQKDLGSMRIRSGSQSIRKKWCRQVRIVLAVDAAVCVILFVIWLWICHGIECIR
- the LOC103429426 gene encoding phytolongin Phyl1.1-like isoform X1 produces the protein MLKACLFRRLQVELRINSNGVLVMGSVQNTVYYCCVSRGNRILYVHSSGDGEIDNLASLCLEKTPPFHRWYFETVGKRTYGFLIEDAYVYFTIVDDSLGNTGVLQFLEHLRDEFKKVSRKGSRGSLSSVMSSVGIQEQLVPVIHRLITSLENVSHGGSNWTAEASPSLHAGLSPSPSSANGQIEVANSTKAPLLGKSSKQDKKKAKEHVIAMRDIELEEHRKSTDRGVSIDSANSGSNNQAGAGSSIALQKDLGSMRIRSGSQSIRKKWCRQVRIVLAVDAAVCVILFVIWLWICHGIECIR